In a single window of the Limnohabitans sp. 2KL-27 genome:
- a CDS encoding glutaredoxin domain-containing protein — MTRPLLAESAIHPAIRQRIAEHHLPVIQQVQNAIAQHPVVVVGLSGNPFVGKARKALAAAGVAHEYMEFGSYFSQWRLRNALKMWTGWPTFPMVFVRGTLVGGADDLRRLIDSGELNTLLKA, encoded by the coding sequence ATGACCCGACCTCTTTTGGCCGAATCGGCCATCCACCCGGCCATCCGTCAGCGCATTGCCGAGCACCACTTGCCGGTGATCCAGCAAGTGCAAAACGCCATCGCCCAGCACCCTGTGGTGGTGGTCGGCTTGTCGGGCAACCCCTTTGTGGGCAAGGCCCGCAAGGCGCTGGCGGCGGCAGGTGTGGCGCACGAGTACATGGAATTTGGCAGCTATTTCTCGCAGTGGCGTTTGCGCAATGCCCTGAAGATGTGGACAGGCTGGCCCACGTTCCCCATGGTTTTTGTGCGCGGCACCTTGGTGGGCGGCGCCGATGACTTGCGCCGCCTGATCGACAGCGGTGAACTCAACACCTTGCTCAAAGCCTGA
- a CDS encoding FAD-binding oxidoreductase: MSQTDVVIVGSGVMGAATAYWLSRMQPGLRVTLVESDTRYEQASSSLSASSIRQQFTCPVNIRLSQYGIAFLREAEQHLGLPDHPVDLGLQEPGYLYLAQPEQVAALQTAHHIQKQAGADVALLEPEALRQRYPWLHVDDVALGNLGLSGEGWFDGPALHQAFLKKAMAQGVQRLHDRVVGMALTGSQVTAVRLASGASLPCGQVVNAAGPWGREVAAMAGVPLPIEAARRTVFVLSCPEPLPQCPLLIDPSGWWLRPEGRFLISGSEPLHTEPGLPLEPDWSEWNDEQWASLAHRIPALAALRVERAWAGYYEMNTFDHNAVIGPHPELHNLYFINGFSGHGMQHAAGAGLALAEWMLQGQSHTIAVAELGYERLLHNRPLRELQVIG, from the coding sequence ATGAGCCAGACCGATGTGGTGATCGTGGGCAGCGGCGTGATGGGCGCGGCCACCGCCTATTGGTTGAGCCGCATGCAGCCCGGCCTGCGCGTGACCCTGGTCGAGTCGGACACGCGCTACGAACAAGCCTCTTCATCGCTGTCGGCCAGCTCGATCCGTCAGCAGTTCACCTGCCCCGTCAACATCCGCCTGAGCCAGTACGGCATCGCGTTTTTGCGCGAAGCTGAGCAGCACTTGGGCCTGCCCGATCACCCGGTGGACCTGGGTTTGCAGGAGCCCGGCTATTTGTACCTGGCCCAGCCCGAACAGGTGGCCGCCCTGCAAACTGCGCACCACATCCAAAAGCAAGCCGGGGCCGACGTGGCCTTGCTGGAGCCCGAGGCCCTGCGCCAGCGCTACCCATGGCTGCATGTGGACGATGTGGCCCTGGGCAACTTGGGCCTGAGCGGTGAGGGCTGGTTTGACGGCCCGGCCTTGCACCAGGCCTTCTTGAAGAAAGCCATGGCGCAAGGCGTGCAGCGCCTGCACGACCGGGTGGTAGGCATGGCGCTCACCGGCTCGCAAGTGACGGCTGTGCGGCTGGCCAGTGGCGCCAGCTTGCCCTGTGGCCAAGTCGTCAATGCGGCGGGCCCTTGGGGCCGCGAAGTGGCGGCCATGGCCGGGGTGCCTTTGCCGATTGAGGCGGCGCGGCGCACCGTGTTTGTGCTGTCCTGCCCCGAGCCGCTGCCGCAGTGCCCCTTGCTCATCGACCCGAGCGGCTGGTGGCTGCGGCCAGAAGGCCGTTTTTTGATCAGCGGCTCTGAGCCCTTGCACACCGAGCCGGGCCTGCCCCTGGAGCCCGACTGGTCCGAATGGAACGACGAACAATGGGCGTCCCTCGCGCACCGCATTCCGGCGCTGGCCGCGCTGCGGGTGGAGCGGGCTTGGGCGGGCTATTACGAGATGAACACCTTCGATCACAACGCCGTGATCGGACCACACCCTGAACTGCACAACCTGTATTTCATCAACGGGTTTTCGGGTCACGGCATGCAGCATGCCGCCGGTGCCGGTTTGGCGCTGGCCGAGTGGATGCTGCAGGGACAATCGCACACCATCGCGGTGGCTGAGCTGGGCTACGAGCGCCTGCTGCACAACAGGCCGCTGCGCGAGTTGCAGGTGATTGGCTAG
- a CDS encoding ornithine cyclodeaminase family protein yields MVHYFDEARVQQLLSVPDLLQGVREALVALTLGQVVQPLRLVMPIGEASTDGLLFLKPAQLGDALSTKLITLVPGNASKGLPTLLSTIVLMDPATGQTLAVMEGNTITAMRTAAASAVAADALVPSTPQVVAMLGSGVLARSHAHMLRAVRDISEIRVWSPNAANAQQCAQDVGGVACASAEAAVRGADIVCTVTNASEPVLQGAWLKPGAFVAAVGAPRPTWRELDDAAMAHWVVADQREAAEKESGDVLLSGARVAAEIGEILCGRVAPPPAGTTVIFKSLGQAVEDTVAARLVYRAALAEGARP; encoded by the coding sequence ATGGTCCATTACTTTGACGAAGCACGCGTCCAGCAACTGCTGAGCGTGCCCGACCTGCTGCAAGGCGTGCGCGAGGCCTTGGTGGCGCTGACGCTGGGTCAAGTGGTCCAGCCGCTGCGCTTGGTCATGCCCATTGGCGAAGCCAGCACCGATGGCCTGCTGTTTTTGAAGCCCGCACAACTGGGCGATGCCCTGAGCACCAAGCTCATCACCCTGGTGCCGGGCAATGCCTCCAAAGGCTTGCCCACGCTGCTGAGCACCATTGTGCTGATGGACCCGGCCACGGGCCAGACGTTGGCGGTGATGGAGGGCAACACCATCACCGCCATGCGCACCGCGGCGGCCTCGGCCGTGGCGGCCGACGCGCTGGTGCCGAGCACCCCGCAGGTGGTGGCCATGCTGGGCAGCGGTGTGCTGGCCCGCAGCCATGCGCACATGCTGCGCGCCGTGCGTGACATTTCCGAGATCCGCGTGTGGAGCCCCAACGCAGCCAACGCGCAGCAATGCGCCCAAGACGTGGGCGGCGTGGCTTGCGCCAGCGCCGAAGCCGCCGTGCGGGGGGCCGACATCGTGTGCACGGTGACCAATGCGAGCGAGCCCGTGCTCCAAGGCGCTTGGCTCAAGCCGGGGGCTTTTGTGGCGGCCGTGGGTGCGCCCCGCCCCACTTGGCGAGAACTGGATGACGCCGCCATGGCCCACTGGGTGGTGGCCGATCAGCGCGAAGCGGCCGAAAAAGAATCGGGCGATGTGCTGCTCTCGGGTGCGCGGGTCGCGGCCGAAATCGGTGAAATTTTGTGTGGCCGTGTCGCGCCGCCACCGGCGGGCACCACCGTCATTTTCAAATCTCTGGGCCAGGCGGTCGAAGACACCGTGGCCGCTCGGCTGGTGTACCGCGCGGCTTTGGCCGAAGGCGCTCGACCATGA
- a CDS encoding cyclase family protein, translating to MSSSSRWKHRPPGSNWGDFGPDDQFGRMNLLTPEKVLQGMQEVRTGQTFNLSLPLDFPGGNVLNPRRMPPVLRPTLREGKPNMNYQLLCDDPACTDVVCDDLVIMHLQYSTQWDSLAHVGSMFDADGDGVPEPVYYNGFRAGTDVVGPGSGAGAGIFGFPEIARESTSAAKALGIEKMSERCVQGRAVMIDLHAHLGRERVRVGYDLLMDILKKDQVVVAPGDMVCLHTGFAQMLLEMNKQPDPHAVENSCAVLEGRDERLLQWITDSGLVALIADNYAVEGLPATPRPGSCAALPLHEHCLFKLGVHLGEIWHLTPLANWLRAAHRSRFLLTAPPLRLPGAIGSPATPIATV from the coding sequence ATGTCCTCTTCTTCCCGCTGGAAACACCGCCCGCCGGGCTCGAACTGGGGCGACTTCGGGCCTGACGACCAATTCGGGCGCATGAACCTGTTGACCCCCGAGAAAGTGCTGCAAGGCATGCAGGAAGTGCGCACGGGGCAAACCTTCAACCTGAGCCTGCCGCTGGATTTTCCGGGTGGCAATGTGCTCAACCCCAGGCGCATGCCCCCTGTCCTGCGCCCCACCCTGCGCGAAGGCAAACCCAATATGAACTACCAACTGCTGTGCGACGACCCGGCCTGCACCGATGTGGTGTGCGACGACCTGGTCATCATGCACTTGCAGTACAGCACCCAGTGGGATAGTTTGGCCCATGTGGGCTCGATGTTCGACGCCGACGGGGACGGCGTGCCCGAGCCGGTCTATTACAACGGCTTTCGCGCAGGCACCGATGTGGTGGGCCCCGGCAGTGGCGCTGGGGCGGGCATTTTTGGTTTTCCCGAGATCGCCCGCGAATCGACCTCGGCGGCCAAAGCCTTAGGCATCGAAAAAATGTCCGAGCGCTGCGTGCAAGGCCGTGCGGTCATGATCGATCTGCATGCCCATCTGGGTCGTGAGCGGGTGCGGGTGGGTTACGACCTGCTGATGGACATCCTGAAAAAAGACCAAGTGGTGGTCGCGCCTGGCGACATGGTGTGCTTGCACACCGGCTTTGCGCAGATGCTGCTGGAGATGAACAAACAGCCCGACCCGCACGCGGTTGAAAATTCGTGTGCGGTGCTGGAGGGGCGCGACGAGCGGCTGCTGCAGTGGATCACCGATTCGGGCTTGGTGGCCCTGATCGCCGACAACTACGCGGTCGAAGGCTTGCCCGCCACGCCCCGGCCCGGCAGTTGTGCAGCGCTGCCCTTGCACGAGCATTGCCTGTTCAAGCTGGGGGTCCATTTGGGCGAAATCTGGCACCTCACCCCGCTGGCCAACTGGCTGCGCGCAGCCCATCGCTCACGCTTTTTACTCACCGCCCCGCCTTTGCGCTTGCCCGGAGCGATTGGCTCACCGGCCACGCCGATTGCCACCGTGTGA
- a CDS encoding DMT family transporter yields MSQLFSDSAKHRRIGIALVTITTLMFAVLDASAKWLVLTLPVMQVVWMRFLTHSLFSIAVFAPSFKGDLLRWRHPRLQLLRGLMLAAMTALNFWALQYLQLAETGAMQFSVPILIALLSAWWLGERLDAKRWLAIAVGFAGVLVIIRPGSQGFHPAILLSALNAVLYALFNMMTRYLASSENPATTQLTSAVVATLVLTPVALWQWQQPATLLEWFVMALAGLCGGIGHYFVAVAHRYASAAVLGPFLYQQIIYMTVLGWLVFGQVPDLAVVLGALVVVASGLYLLWREFQGQSEK; encoded by the coding sequence ATGAGCCAGCTATTCAGCGACAGTGCGAAGCACCGCCGCATCGGCATAGCGCTGGTCACCATCACCACCTTGATGTTTGCGGTGCTGGATGCATCGGCCAAGTGGCTGGTGCTCACCTTGCCTGTGATGCAGGTGGTGTGGATGCGCTTTCTCACGCACTCGCTGTTTTCCATCGCGGTGTTTGCCCCGTCGTTCAAAGGCGATTTGCTGCGCTGGCGGCACCCGCGCTTGCAGCTGCTGCGCGGCTTGATGCTGGCGGCCATGACCGCGCTCAATTTCTGGGCCTTGCAGTATTTACAGCTGGCCGAGACCGGGGCCATGCAGTTTTCCGTGCCCATCTTGATTGCCCTGCTGTCGGCTTGGTGGCTGGGCGAGCGGCTGGACGCCAAGCGTTGGCTGGCCATTGCGGTGGGCTTTGCGGGGGTGTTGGTGATCATCCGCCCCGGCAGCCAAGGCTTTCATCCGGCCATTTTGTTGTCCGCACTCAACGCGGTCTTGTATGCCTTGTTCAACATGATGACGCGCTACTTGGCCAGCAGCGAAAACCCGGCGACCACGCAACTGACCTCGGCGGTGGTTGCCACCTTGGTGTTGACGCCTGTGGCGCTGTGGCAATGGCAACAACCGGCCACGCTGCTGGAGTGGTTCGTGATGGCGCTGGCCGGTTTGTGCGGCGGCATTGGCCACTACTTTGTGGCCGTGGCCCACCGCTACGCCTCGGCGGCAGTGCTGGGGCCGTTTTTGTACCAACAGATCATTTACATGACCGTGCTCGGCTGGCTGGTCTTTGGCCAGGTGCCCGACCTGGCTGTGGTGTTGGGTGCCTTGGTGGTGGTGGCCAGCGGTCTGTATTTGCTGTGGCGGGAATTTCAAGGCCAAAGCGAGAAGTGA
- a CDS encoding SDR family oxidoreductase, protein MTAPLTGQVAWITGGGSGIGLAGAMALAQAGAHVVISGRNAATNASALAALQALGSAEALLLDVADKHAVKAAAQQILDKHGRIDILVTSAGTNATQRNFDVVTPEAWDDVVAINLSGLFYCVHAVLPAMRQQQSGLIINVSSWAGLYASKLTGPAYNATKRAVLALTESINMEECTNGIRATSLLPGEVATPILDKRPVPPSAEQRERMVQAEDMGQAILFVAQMPERTCINELIISPTFNRFYTGGLETPPKR, encoded by the coding sequence ATGACCGCACCACTCACAGGACAAGTCGCATGGATCACCGGCGGAGGCAGCGGCATCGGGCTGGCCGGCGCGATGGCGCTGGCACAAGCCGGAGCGCATGTGGTGATTTCGGGGCGCAACGCCGCCACCAACGCCAGCGCTTTGGCCGCGCTGCAGGCGCTGGGCAGTGCCGAGGCCTTGCTCTTGGACGTGGCCGACAAGCACGCCGTCAAGGCGGCCGCGCAGCAAATTTTGGACAAACATGGGCGCATCGACATTTTGGTGACCAGCGCGGGCACCAATGCCACGCAACGCAATTTCGACGTGGTCACGCCCGAGGCTTGGGACGATGTGGTCGCCATCAACCTGTCGGGCTTGTTTTATTGCGTGCACGCGGTTCTGCCCGCCATGCGCCAGCAGCAAAGCGGCTTGATCATCAACGTGTCGTCGTGGGCGGGGCTGTACGCGTCCAAGCTCACGGGTCCGGCCTACAACGCCACCAAACGCGCTGTGCTGGCCTTGACCGAGTCCATCAACATGGAGGAGTGCACAAATGGCATCCGCGCCACCTCGCTCTTGCCCGGCGAAGTGGCCACGCCCATTCTGGACAAACGGCCCGTGCCGCCGTCTGCCGAGCAGCGCGAGCGCATGGTGCAGGCCGAGGACATGGGCCAGGCCATCTTGTTTGTGGCGCAGATGCCTGAGCGCACCTGCATCAACGAACTGATCATCTCCCCCACCTTCAACCGCTTCTACACCGGCGGGCTGGAAACACCCCCCAAGCGATGA
- a CDS encoding flavin reductase family protein, which translates to MHFYEPHLGHGLKHDPFNAIVGPRPIGWVSSRSASGVLNLAPYSFFSAFNYVPPVIGFSSIGRKDSLNNIEATGEFVWNLVTRELAEVMNQTCEAVPPEVSEFDLAGLTPEASRVVGVPRVAQSPVSFECRCTQILQLQDLQGQKIETWMVFGQVVGIHIDERLLKGGVYDTAHAGHILRGGGAADYFTIGPEQLFKMYRPESGARDLPK; encoded by the coding sequence ATGCATTTTTACGAACCCCACCTGGGCCACGGCCTCAAGCACGACCCTTTCAACGCCATCGTGGGCCCGCGCCCCATTGGCTGGGTGTCCAGCCGCAGCGCCAGCGGCGTGCTGAACCTGGCCCCCTACAGCTTTTTCAGTGCCTTCAACTATGTGCCGCCGGTCATTGGTTTTTCGAGCATTGGGCGCAAGGATTCGCTCAACAACATCGAGGCCACGGGCGAGTTTGTCTGGAACCTGGTCACGCGCGAGTTGGCCGAGGTGATGAACCAGACCTGTGAAGCGGTGCCGCCCGAGGTGAGCGAATTTGATCTGGCGGGCCTGACGCCTGAGGCTTCGAGGGTGGTGGGTGTGCCGCGCGTGGCACAAAGCCCGGTGAGCTTCGAGTGCCGCTGCACGCAAATTTTGCAGCTGCAAGACCTGCAGGGCCAAAAGATCGAAACCTGGATGGTGTTTGGACAGGTGGTGGGCATCCACATCGACGAGCGCCTGCTCAAGGGCGGGGTCTACGACACGGCCCATGCCGGGCACATTTTGCGTGGGGGTGGCGCCGCCGATTACTTCACCATCGGACCCGAGCAGCTGTTCAAGATGTACCGCCCGGAAAGTGGTGCGCGCGACCTGCCCAAGTGA
- a CDS encoding tetratricopeptide repeat protein, producing MDKTHRCRCDAFTPISALRVTALLGIWVAVSPVPAQERFKPAESAVVLTASVHAASGRPNALRALDQAWRAQPQQLPTALAYARAVFVLGLSEGDLRWYGSAKAALTPWWTAADLPAEAYFLRGLVKQGFHDFQEGLKDINRAIALEPARAEFWSWRFALHLLLADMAGAQKDIDEMGRLFGQEEAQVYRAVLLYRTGQPLPAVDMLSRAFRSANYQDASSQDWLGFHLGEAHRVAGQPARALAVWGQRLQASPRSHLIRLSLADLHNQQGQYRQAQTIAMAASGKALNSTTTLTDALLMQAVLASRGLKDPDESRLASQLEARLQSQALRQEALIERPKLIYQIAYGRDLKAGLALSVDNWQLQKEPPDAVLFVQAALALGQARAAEPVVNWAAATGYTDPQLTPMLAQLKSHPSWAGGRP from the coding sequence ATGGACAAAACCCACCGCTGCCGCTGTGATGCTTTCACGCCGATTTCAGCCTTGCGCGTCACTGCGCTGTTGGGGATCTGGGTGGCCGTGTCGCCCGTTCCTGCCCAAGAGCGTTTTAAGCCTGCAGAGTCTGCGGTGGTTTTGACTGCGTCGGTGCACGCCGCCAGTGGACGCCCCAATGCTTTGCGGGCTTTGGACCAAGCCTGGCGCGCACAGCCTCAACAGTTGCCCACCGCTTTGGCCTATGCCCGGGCGGTTTTTGTATTGGGTCTGTCCGAGGGTGATTTGCGTTGGTATGGCTCGGCCAAAGCGGCTTTGACGCCCTGGTGGACGGCGGCCGATTTGCCTGCGGAGGCTTATTTTTTGCGGGGCTTGGTCAAACAAGGCTTTCACGATTTTCAGGAGGGCCTGAAAGACATCAACCGTGCCATTGCTTTGGAGCCTGCACGCGCCGAATTTTGGTCTTGGCGATTCGCTTTGCACCTGCTTTTGGCCGATATGGCGGGGGCTCAAAAAGACATTGACGAGATGGGCCGGCTGTTTGGCCAAGAAGAGGCCCAGGTTTACCGCGCTGTCTTGCTGTACCGAACCGGCCAGCCTTTGCCTGCGGTGGACATGCTGAGCCGGGCCTTTCGCTCCGCCAACTACCAAGACGCCTCCTCGCAAGACTGGTTGGGCTTCCATTTGGGCGAGGCGCACCGTGTGGCTGGGCAGCCTGCCCGCGCCCTGGCTGTTTGGGGACAGCGCCTCCAAGCCAGCCCGCGGTCGCACCTGATCCGCTTGTCGCTGGCCGATCTGCACAACCAGCAAGGCCAGTACCGTCAAGCCCAAACCATCGCCATGGCCGCCAGCGGCAAGGCACTCAACAGCACCACCACCCTGACCGATGCCCTCTTGATGCAGGCCGTGTTGGCCAGTCGCGGCTTGAAAGACCCCGACGAAAGCCGCTTGGCCAGCCAACTCGAGGCTCGGCTTCAGTCCCAAGCGCTGCGGCAAGAGGCCTTGATCGAGCGGCCCAAACTCATTTACCAAATCGCCTATGGGCGCGACCTGAAAGCGGGGCTGGCTTTGTCGGTGGACAACTGGCAGTTGCAAAAAGAACCGCCCGATGCGGTCTTGTTTGTGCAGGCTGCGCTGGCGCTGGGCCAAGCTCGGGCTGCCGAGCCCGTGGTCAACTGGGCAGCGGCAACCGGTTACACCGATCCGCAATTGACGCCGATGCTGGCGCAGCTCAAGTCCCACCCGAGCTGGGCTGGGGGACGCCCATGA
- a CDS encoding HupE/UreJ family protein: MMFLSPNWRAQRWLVAAALACFSVLSAPVAHAHSSSNSYLTLSTSGTALTLRADVHLRDLDLIFDLDANRDGQVTWGETQARGPELNDWLGQGIAITAAGQKCALGRADLQASEHADGTYLSALWLVNCPGLSSAADAADARLALRYGLIFSQDSLHRGLLKVDFGDHPTSALLSPERPEAQVGRDNSSPLKVFGRYILEGVWHIWIGIDHIVFLLSLLVLAPLQSSRQRVVHWQAATQVRPVVLDVLAVVTAFTVAHSITLGLTITGWLTPPADLVEPAIALSVVLAALNNLLGFSALKRWRLAFVFGLVHGFGFASVLLDLGLPASALLAALGGFNIGVELGQLAIVGAFLPVAWMLRHTRFYRWLVVAGGSAAIVVLGVFWTLERVGWLG, translated from the coding sequence ATGATGTTTTTGTCCCCAAACTGGAGGGCACAGCGCTGGCTTGTTGCGGCGGCTTTGGCGTGTTTCAGCGTGCTGAGTGCCCCTGTGGCCCATGCGCACTCGAGCAGCAACAGCTACCTCACGCTCAGCACATCGGGTACGGCCTTGACGCTGCGGGCCGATGTCCACCTGCGAGACCTGGACCTGATTTTTGACCTGGACGCCAACCGCGATGGCCAAGTCACTTGGGGTGAGACTCAGGCACGAGGCCCCGAGTTGAACGACTGGCTGGGCCAGGGCATTGCGATCACGGCAGCGGGCCAAAAGTGCGCCTTGGGCCGTGCTGATCTGCAAGCCAGCGAGCATGCTGACGGCACTTACCTGAGCGCCCTGTGGCTTGTGAATTGCCCAGGGCTGTCTTCTGCCGCTGACGCGGCCGATGCCCGTCTGGCGCTGCGGTATGGCTTGATTTTTTCGCAAGACAGTTTGCACCGCGGCTTGCTCAAGGTGGATTTCGGCGATCACCCAACCAGCGCCTTGCTCAGCCCGGAAAGGCCCGAGGCCCAAGTCGGCCGCGACAACAGCAGCCCGCTGAAAGTTTTCGGTCGCTACATCCTCGAAGGCGTGTGGCACATCTGGATTGGCATCGACCACATCGTTTTCCTGCTCAGCCTCTTGGTCCTGGCCCCCTTGCAGTCTTCGCGCCAAAGGGTGGTGCATTGGCAAGCGGCCACACAGGTCCGGCCCGTGGTGCTGGACGTGCTGGCGGTCGTCACGGCCTTCACGGTGGCGCACTCCATCACGCTGGGCTTGACCATCACGGGTTGGCTCACGCCGCCTGCCGATCTGGTGGAGCCGGCCATTGCCCTGTCGGTGGTGCTGGCAGCGCTGAACAACTTGCTGGGTTTCAGCGCCCTCAAGCGCTGGCGCTTGGCCTTCGTTTTCGGTCTGGTACACGGTTTCGGCTTTGCCAGCGTGCTGCTCGACCTGGGGCTGCCCGCCAGCGCGTTGCTGGCCGCGTTGGGCGGCTTCAACATTGGCGTGGAGCTGGGGCAGCTGGCCATCGTGGGGGCCTTTTTGCCGGTGGCTTGGATGCTGCGCCACACCCGCTTTTACCGCTGGTTGGTGGTGGCTGGAGGCTCAGCGGCCATCGTGGTGCTGGGGGTGTTTTGGACGCTTGAACGCGTGGGATGGTTGGGTTAA
- a CDS encoding type II toxin-antitoxin system VapC family toxin, whose amino-acid sequence MLILDSNTISYYFRGDPQVVPRMQAVRPGTLGVPAIVAYELRYGLMRLPQEAAEPRLAALAQFFRPLQMLPFDDECALQTAKIRIALEAAGTPIGPHDTLIAATAMRHQAALITRNVREFSRVTGLQCINWHDPT is encoded by the coding sequence ATGTTGATCCTCGACAGCAACACCATCAGCTATTACTTCAGAGGTGACCCGCAGGTGGTGCCTCGCATGCAAGCGGTGAGACCGGGCACGCTCGGCGTTCCGGCCATTGTGGCGTACGAATTGCGCTACGGACTGATGCGCTTACCCCAAGAAGCAGCCGAACCTCGCCTGGCCGCCTTGGCACAATTTTTTCGCCCTTTGCAAATGCTGCCCTTTGATGATGAATGTGCCTTGCAGACCGCCAAAATTCGCATCGCTTTGGAAGCGGCAGGCACGCCCATCGGTCCTCACGATACCTTGATAGCAGCCACTGCCATGCGCCATCAAGCCGCACTCATCACGCGCAATGTGCGCGAGTTTTCTCGGGTAACGGGCCTGCAGTGCATCAACTGGCACGATCCGACTTAA
- a CDS encoding CopG family transcriptional regulator → MSQITLYLDDATQALVDEAAKANGVSKSRWVADIIRTYAAHDWPQDCLALAGRFADFPLQEDAPHSQPADVPRLIF, encoded by the coding sequence ATGTCACAAATCACGCTGTATTTGGACGATGCCACCCAAGCCTTGGTCGATGAAGCAGCCAAAGCCAATGGGGTTTCCAAGAGCCGATGGGTGGCGGACATCATCCGCACTTATGCTGCGCACGATTGGCCGCAAGACTGCCTGGCGCTGGCGGGCCGTTTTGCAGACTTCCCACTCCAGGAAGATGCCCCCCACAGCCAGCCCGCCGATGTGCCGCGCCTGATTTTTTGA
- a CDS encoding 5-fold beta-flower protein, which translates to MDGERVYDGSWRQLGRIDGDRVYSASGSQIGRIDGDRLYSASGSQMGRIDGDRLYDGSGRQIGRADGLRRMQMIVFFYFFM; encoded by the coding sequence GTGGATGGCGAACGCGTCTATGACGGCTCGTGGCGGCAGCTGGGTCGAATTGACGGAGACCGGGTTTACAGTGCCTCAGGCAGCCAGATCGGCCGCATCGACGGCGACCGGCTCTACAGTGCATCGGGTTCGCAGATGGGTCGCATCGACGGCGATCGCCTTTACGACGGCTCGGGCCGCCAGATCGGCCGGGCCGATGGCCTGCGGCGCATGCAGATGATCGTGTTCTTTTATTTCTTCATGTGA
- a CDS encoding alpha/beta fold hydrolase — translation MNPFTLDLTGAPKFFAALAWLCLAGCSAPATPLNAPVAPDKITPAQVMPATPMRFDLPGGDSLAARVWTTPAPRHIVLGVHGFNDYSKAFEPLAQHLAGELGAMVYAYDQRGFGANPGPGIWPGTEALLADLRHIAMQLRQQHPGLPLTVMGESMGGALVWVAAGESPGLTADQIVLKAPAVWGAQSMPWYQRISLQFMNAVAPDMTFTGRGVQSLGITPTNDLEVSRELGRDPLFIKATRVSSLAGVTALMGRAQSLNTQPPQRSLVLYGLRDRIIPPLPVCDWLTQLNAAGAPGTALDFVVYPEGWHLLTRQLQTREVMQDLHHWLQRSALTRRQSPQQAQEAVCAKRL, via the coding sequence ATGAACCCCTTCACGCTTGACCTGACCGGTGCCCCAAAGTTCTTCGCCGCACTCGCCTGGCTGTGTTTGGCTGGCTGCAGCGCCCCTGCGACACCGCTGAACGCGCCTGTTGCACCCGACAAAATCACCCCAGCCCAGGTGATGCCGGCCACGCCCATGCGTTTTGATCTGCCCGGCGGCGACAGCCTGGCCGCACGTGTATGGACCACGCCTGCGCCCCGGCACATTGTGCTGGGCGTGCACGGCTTCAACGACTACAGCAAGGCTTTCGAGCCACTGGCGCAGCACCTGGCGGGCGAACTCGGTGCCATGGTCTACGCCTACGACCAGCGTGGCTTTGGGGCCAACCCTGGACCCGGCATCTGGCCAGGCACGGAGGCACTTTTGGCCGATTTGCGCCACATTGCGATGCAACTGCGCCAGCAACACCCTGGCTTGCCGCTCACGGTGATGGGCGAAAGCATGGGCGGCGCTTTAGTGTGGGTGGCAGCGGGTGAATCGCCCGGCTTGACTGCGGACCAAATTGTGCTCAAGGCCCCCGCCGTTTGGGGCGCACAAAGCATGCCCTGGTACCAACGCATCAGCCTGCAATTCATGAATGCCGTGGCGCCCGACATGACCTTCACAGGCCGGGGCGTGCAGTCGCTGGGCATCACCCCCACCAACGACCTCGAGGTCTCGCGCGAACTTGGGCGCGATCCGCTCTTCATCAAAGCCACCCGCGTCAGCAGCTTGGCCGGAGTGACCGCGCTCATGGGACGCGCTCAAAGCCTGAACACCCAGCCACCACAGCGCAGCCTGGTGCTTTATGGTCTGCGGGACCGCATCATTCCTCCCCTGCCTGTCTGCGACTGGCTCACCCAACTGAACGCGGCAGGCGCCCCGGGCACAGCGCTGGACTTTGTGGTTTACCCCGAAGGCTGGCACCTGTTGACGCGCCAGCTGCAAACCCGCGAAGTCATGCAAGACCTGCACCATTGGTTGCAGCGAAGTGCGCTGACGCGGCGACAAAGCCCACAGCAGGCGCAGGAAGCGGTTTGCGCCAAACGCCTTTGA